One stretch of Armigeres subalbatus isolate Guangzhou_Male chromosome 2, GZ_Asu_2, whole genome shotgun sequence DNA includes these proteins:
- the LOC134213902 gene encoding coiled-coil domain-containing protein 1-like isoform X2 codes for MKVTFLLELLLILIIIAFAASAPVEVQRNVRKGALVYRQAADDVADAAAVEVAPVPVVPVSGGDDDDDDDDDSDEFDLGDDDSGEDDDADDDDDDDDDDDLIGSVEDEIDDDDDDDDDDEDDVPVAVAPAAPVILDQQKQSAVSQPAAPVVAVDEDEDDDDDDEDDEDDALSFFGEDLLGALDDDDDDDDDDDDDDDDDDDDDDDQAIAVAPVSSSDAPGPIAPSKKKKRKPVPVKEPVGANTQALLDLADAAAAQNEIDAPPKQKPEGIDVNNEVNKIVESLAAQKADQNAQPATEPAAEEEDELEYDEGSPEKL; via the exons atgaaagtCACATTTCTGCTTGAGCTTTTATTGATTCTCATAATAATCGCTTTTGCAGCCTCCGCACCAGTAGAAG TACAACGAAATGTTCGAAAAGGGGCTTTAGTCTATCGGCAAGCCGCTGATGATGTTGCGGATGCAGCAGCGGTAGAGGTGGCTCCAGTGCCAGTTGTGCCAGTTTCAGgtggcgatgatgatgatgacgacgatgatgattcGGATGAGTTTGATTTAGGAGACGATGATTCAGGTGAAGATGATGATgccgatgacgatgatgatgacgacgatgatgatgatctgATTG GATCAGTTGAAGATGAaattgatgacgatgatgatgatgatgatgatgatgaagatgatgtCCCAGTAGCAGTTGCACCCGCTGCACCAGTAATTCTCGATCAGCAGAAGCAGTCGGCTGTTAGTCAACCAGCTGCTCCAGTTGTTGCCGTAGATGAAGATGAagatgatgacgacgatgatgaagatgatgaagaTGATGCATTGTCTTTTTTCGGTGAAGATCTTCTAGGCGCCttagacgacgacgacgatgatgatgacgatgatgatgacgacgatgatgatgatgatgacgatgacgacgatcAAGCAATTGCTGTTGCGCCAGTTTCGTCATCTGATGCTCCTGGACCAATAGCTCCatccaagaagaagaagagaaagcCAGTGCCTGTTAAAGAACCAGTCGGTGCTAACACTCAGGCTCTTCTTGATCTCGCTGATGCTGCCGCAGCCCAAAACGAGATTGATGCTCCACCAAAACAGAAGCCAGAGGGAATAGATGTAAACAATGAAGTAAACAAAATTGTGGAATCGCTCGCTGCTCAAAAGGCTGACCAGAATGCTCAACCAGCAACGGAACCTGCAGCGGAAGAGGAAGACGAATTA